The following proteins are encoded in a genomic region of Saccharopolyspora antimicrobica:
- a CDS encoding CGNR zinc finger domain-containing protein, with protein sequence MDALLDLLNSRPLINGEEQDALADPAGGRRWAREHGGDGSPEELALLREVRDVLRDVVCGERQPTALNPLLEGVKQLPEITQDGLRWTVESPPHARLAVELILAWAATEEQLPGRLRPCANEKCQLFLLDRSRANRARWCSMATCGNREKARRHYNRTR encoded by the coding sequence GTGGACGCGCTGCTGGACCTGCTCAACAGCAGGCCGCTGATCAACGGAGAGGAGCAGGACGCGCTCGCCGACCCGGCCGGAGGCAGGCGCTGGGCACGGGAGCACGGCGGCGACGGCAGCCCAGAGGAACTGGCGCTGCTGCGCGAGGTGCGCGACGTCCTGCGGGACGTGGTGTGCGGAGAACGCCAGCCCACCGCGCTGAACCCGCTGCTCGAAGGCGTCAAGCAGCTCCCGGAGATCACCCAGGACGGTCTGCGGTGGACGGTCGAGTCACCCCCGCACGCCCGCCTGGCCGTCGAGCTGATCCTGGCCTGGGCGGCCACCGAGGAACAGCTGCCCGGCCGCCTGCGCCCCTGCGCGAACGAGAAGTGCCAGCTCTTCCTGCTCGACCGGAGCCGAGCCAACCGAGCCCGCTGGTGCTCGATGGCCACCTGCGGAAACCGAGAAAAGGCCCGCCGCCACTACAACCGCACCCGCTGA